In the genome of Pseudorasbora parva isolate DD20220531a chromosome 10, ASM2467924v1, whole genome shotgun sequence, one region contains:
- the ptgr2 gene encoding prostaglandin reductase 2 isoform X2, translated as MLNVKRVVLHSRPGKNGHPVPENFRVEEVMKSLELKEGNVLVRTIFLSVDPYMRCRMNDDTGADYLLPWRLDECVDGGGVGVVEASNNQALSVGTIVTSFNWHWQTYDVMDGSLLQKVDPEMVDGHLSYVLGAVGMPGLTALLGVREKGHVTAGSHQTMVISGAAGACGSVSGQIARLDGCERVVGICGSEQKCQALVTELGFTAGINYRSGDISSALKKQCPRGIDIYFDNVGGPISDAVISQCNTRAV; from the exons atgttaaatgtaaaaaGAGTTGTGCTGCACTCCCGACCAG GCAAAAATGGTCATCCGGTTCCAGAGAATTTCCGTGTAGAAGAGGTTATGAAATCCCTCGAGTTGAAAGAAGGAAACGTGTTAGTTCGGACAATCTTTCTTTCGGTTGACCCTTACATG CGCTGTCGCATGAATGATGACACTGGAGCGGACTACCTGTTGCCATGGAGATTAGATGAGTGTGTGGATGGAGGTGGAGTTGGTGTAGTCGAGGCCAGTAATAATCAGGCATTATCTGTGGGCACTATTGTCACCTCATTCAACTGGCATTGGCAAACCTATGATGTGATGGATGGCAGCCTTTTACAAAAG GTTGACCCAGAGATGGTTGATGGACACCTGTCATATGTTCTAGGAGCGGTAGGCATGCCTGGCCTCACTGCTCTTTTAGGTGTGAGAGAGAAGGGCCATGTGACTGCAGGAAGCCACCAGACAATGGTCATCAGTGGAGCAGCTGGAGCTTGTGGGTCAGTTTCTGGACAG ATTGCCAGATTAGATGGTTGTGAGAGAGTCGTGGGAATTTGCGGTTCCGAGCAGAAATGCCAGGCCTTGGTAACGGAGCTGGGCTTTACAGCAGGGATAAACTACAGAAGTGGAGATATCAGCTCAGCACTGAAAAAGCAGTGCCCCAGAGGCATTGATATATACTTTGATAATGTAGGGGGTCCCATCAGCGATGCTGTTATATCACAG tgcAATACTCGTGCTGTGTAG
- the ptgr2 gene encoding prostaglandin reductase 2 isoform X1 — protein MLNVKRVVLHSRPGKNGHPVPENFRVEEVMKSLELKEGNVLVRTIFLSVDPYMRCRMNDDTGADYLLPWRLDECVDGGGVGVVEASNNQALSVGTIVTSFNWHWQTYDVMDGSLLQKVDPEMVDGHLSYVLGAVGMPGLTALLGVREKGHVTAGSHQTMVISGAAGACGSVSGQIARLDGCERVVGICGSEQKCQALVTELGFTAGINYRSGDISSALKKQCPRGIDIYFDNVGGPISDAVISQMNPGGHVILCGQISQYNKDVPYPPPLSEDTQEALHRKNITRERFVVLNYMEKHEEGLMQLSHWVKTGQLKVMETVVNGIENMGEAFCSMMTGGNVGKQVVKISD, from the exons atgttaaatgtaaaaaGAGTTGTGCTGCACTCCCGACCAG GCAAAAATGGTCATCCGGTTCCAGAGAATTTCCGTGTAGAAGAGGTTATGAAATCCCTCGAGTTGAAAGAAGGAAACGTGTTAGTTCGGACAATCTTTCTTTCGGTTGACCCTTACATG CGCTGTCGCATGAATGATGACACTGGAGCGGACTACCTGTTGCCATGGAGATTAGATGAGTGTGTGGATGGAGGTGGAGTTGGTGTAGTCGAGGCCAGTAATAATCAGGCATTATCTGTGGGCACTATTGTCACCTCATTCAACTGGCATTGGCAAACCTATGATGTGATGGATGGCAGCCTTTTACAAAAG GTTGACCCAGAGATGGTTGATGGACACCTGTCATATGTTCTAGGAGCGGTAGGCATGCCTGGCCTCACTGCTCTTTTAGGTGTGAGAGAGAAGGGCCATGTGACTGCAGGAAGCCACCAGACAATGGTCATCAGTGGAGCAGCTGGAGCTTGTGGGTCAGTTTCTGGACAG ATTGCCAGATTAGATGGTTGTGAGAGAGTCGTGGGAATTTGCGGTTCCGAGCAGAAATGCCAGGCCTTGGTAACGGAGCTGGGCTTTACAGCAGGGATAAACTACAGAAGTGGAGATATCAGCTCAGCACTGAAAAAGCAGTGCCCCAGAGGCATTGATATATACTTTGATAATGTAGGGGGTCCCATCAGCGATGCTGTTATATCACAG ATGAATCCTGGTGGTCATGTAATCCTGTGTGGACAAATCTCACAGTACAATAAGGATGTTCCTTACCCACCTCCTCTAAGTGAGGATACCCAAGAAGCTTTGCACCGCAAGAATATTACAAG GGAGAGATTTGTTGTATTGAACTACATGGAGAAACATGAAGAAGGTCTTATGCAGCTCAGCCACTGGGTAAAGACAGGCCAGTTGAAG GTGATGGAAACTGTTGTAAATGGTATAGAAAACATGGGAG AAGCATTCTGCTCCATGATGACTGGAGGCAACGTAGGCAAACAAGTTGTCAAAATTTCAGACTGA